The Terriglobus roseus sequence TCCACTTGAGATCAAGAACGCCTTCTTCAATCTGTCGCGGCTGGGCGCCATCAGCCGAAGGTATGTTCCGAACTTCTACGGCGCATCGTCGTCACCTTTACAGGGCGGTCTTCCCACGGATCGGCTTTATGCCGAGTGGTGGGTCAAGTCCGCGCATGCGGAGCGCGTAATGGCCCGGCAACCATTCACTGAGCGGGTGTTGGAGCGCCTCTCCGTGCCGGCGCAGATTTACGCGTGGAAGGCTGAAGGCGACCGGCGCGCGCAAAAGACACAGACCGTTCTGCGCGGACGTCTGCAGCAATATTTTGCCGACGGTCTCTGCATCATCGGCTATGACCGCGAGGCCGACGGAGCCGGCCTCTTCCTGCTGGGCGAAGTGCCCGCCGAACTTGAACTGCGAAAGACCTAGGAGATTCGTGATGAAGATCGATGCAATCGTAATGCGTGAGATCAAGATGCCACTGGTGCATCCGTTTGTGACCAGCTTCGGCAAAACGACCGATCGCCGCATCCTTCTCATCGAGGTCCAGTCCGAAGGCTTTTCCGCATGGGGCGAGTGCGTCGCGGGTGAGCACCCCTACTTCTCGGACGAGATGATCGACACGGCGTGGACCATCACCGAGCACGAACTCGCAACCCGCATGATCGGTAAGGACATCGCCGCGGGGCGCGACGTGCCCGCCATGCTGCTGCAGGTGCGCGGACACCGCATGGCAAAGGCCGCGCTTGAGAACGCGGTGTGGGACCTGGAGGCACAGGTCAAAGGCATCTCGCTCGCAAAGCTGCTGGGCGGCACGCGTGACACGATCGCCTGCGGTGTCTCCATCGGCATGCAGCCATCTATCGAGCAGCAGCTGGCCAAAGTAGAGACAGAAGTCGCCGCGGGCTATCAGCGAATCAAGCTGAAGTGCCAGCCCGGCTATGACTCGAAGATGTTTGCCGCAGTGCGCGAACGCTGGCCTGACATTCTGCTGAGCTGCGATGCGAATTCTGCCTATCAACTCAGCGATGCGGACCATATCGCGTCGTGGGATGAATTCAAGCTGCTAATGATTGAACAGCCGCTCTGGTATGACGACTTCTACTTCCACGCGCAATTGCAGAAGCGCATCAATACGCCCATCTGCCTCGACGAATGTATCCGCAATGCGCGTGATGCGCAGGCTGCACTGGAACTGGGAAGCGGTCGCATCATCAACATCAAGGTTGGCCGTGTTGGCGGCTTCACGGAGGCCATTGCGGTGCACGATGTGGCCCGGCAGCATGGCGTGCCGGTGTGGTGTGGCGGCATGCTGGAGAGCGGCATCGGACGTGCGCAGAACATCGCTCTCAGCAGCCTGCCAAACTTCTCACTGCCGGGTGATGTCTCCGCCTCCAAACGCTACTGGAGCGAGGACATCATCGAGCCGGAAGTCATTGTCAGTAGTGCAGGCGAGATCGTGGTCCCGACCGCCGCGGGCCGTGGATACGAAGTCAGGCAAGACCGCGTGGATGCATTGACGGTCCGGCAGCAGAGACTGAGCATCTAGGTCAGGGCTTGGTGTTCAGCAGCATATTCACGGCTTCGCTGACCGATGGCGCCTTCGGCAGATACGTGATGTCAGTCGCAGTCAGTGTTTGATGGTAGGGGACGACCTTCACCATTAACTCGCGCAGTTTTACGTCGATGTCGATGGCTCGATACGCATAGTGGCCGCCGCCCACTGGCTGCTGCTCGTAGGTCAGCGTTCCTCCCTGGTAGACACGCGCAAGAATTCCGAACATCAGGTTCAGATTTTTTGTGACATTGACCTCGATGCGCAGCAGATGGTGCGTTTCAGCATCGA is a genomic window containing:
- the menC gene encoding o-succinylbenzoate synthase, yielding MKIDAIVMREIKMPLVHPFVTSFGKTTDRRILLIEVQSEGFSAWGECVAGEHPYFSDEMIDTAWTITEHELATRMIGKDIAAGRDVPAMLLQVRGHRMAKAALENAVWDLEAQVKGISLAKLLGGTRDTIACGVSIGMQPSIEQQLAKVETEVAAGYQRIKLKCQPGYDSKMFAAVRERWPDILLSCDANSAYQLSDADHIASWDEFKLLMIEQPLWYDDFYFHAQLQKRINTPICLDECIRNARDAQAALELGSGRIINIKVGRVGGFTEAIAVHDVARQHGVPVWCGGMLESGIGRAQNIALSSLPNFSLPGDVSASKRYWSEDIIEPEVIVSSAGEIVVPTAAGRGYEVRQDRVDALTVRQQRLSI
- a CDS encoding GNAT family N-acetyltransferase: MGQRKGSGEAGMSELRIARLTTQEEFEACVDLQQQTWQYSAGEILPRRVFFLAEKLGGHALGAYDGDKLVGFNLGLPAQRRGMGYIHSQMLAVLPEYRNSGLGRRMKLAQRELAIEQGIQVIEWTYDPLEIKNAFFNLSRLGAISRRYVPNFYGASSSPLQGGLPTDRLYAEWWVKSAHAERVMARQPFTERVLERLSVPAQIYAWKAEGDRRAQKTQTVLRGRLQQYFADGLCIIGYDREADGAGLFLLGEVPAELELRKT